The following proteins are co-located in the Sulfurovum sp. TSL6 genome:
- a CDS encoding tRNA-dihydrouridine synthase, translating to MKLDFTKPLYVLAPLAGFTDLPFRSVVKKFGVDLTISEMISSNALVHNSKKTFRMLEKSPIEDPYAIQIAGSDLDVIKRAVEIINAIDGITTIDLNCGCPAPKVVNNLQGSSLLTDLPQMAKVIETIKKYSNKEYTSVKFRLGFNEKNHEEIARICEGSGADYIAVHGRTRAGRYKAAVDYDAIAQVKQTVSIPVIANGDIDSPAKAKWVLEHTGADGIMIGRAAVGKPWIFKQIKEGMEEPTSELIKEVVLEHFDQMIKHYDKYGAIIFRKNLHSYSKAGYQGASAFRNDVNRIEDPKEMRAVIETFFSQPLLDEV from the coding sequence ATGAAACTAGACTTTACTAAACCTCTTTACGTATTAGCCCCTCTTGCGGGCTTTACCGATCTCCCTTTTCGTTCCGTTGTTAAGAAATTTGGTGTTGACCTTACCATTTCAGAGATGATAAGCTCTAATGCATTGGTCCATAACTCTAAGAAAACATTTCGTATGCTCGAGAAAAGTCCTATAGAAGACCCCTATGCTATCCAAATAGCGGGTTCTGATCTGGATGTCATTAAGCGTGCAGTGGAAATCATCAATGCAATAGACGGCATTACAACGATAGATCTCAATTGTGGCTGTCCTGCACCCAAAGTCGTGAATAACCTTCAGGGTTCATCTCTACTTACAGATCTGCCTCAAATGGCAAAAGTGATAGAAACGATTAAAAAATACTCCAACAAAGAATATACTTCGGTAAAGTTCCGTTTGGGATTTAACGAAAAAAACCATGAAGAGATAGCACGTATATGCGAAGGGTCCGGAGCAGACTATATTGCTGTACATGGAAGGACAAGAGCAGGCAGATACAAGGCAGCTGTAGATTATGATGCGATAGCACAGGTAAAACAAACCGTATCTATTCCAGTCATTGCTAACGGTGATATAGACTCTCCTGCTAAAGCGAAATGGGTACTGGAGCATACAGGGGCAGACGGCATCATGATAGGACGTGCAGCAGTAGGCAAGCCATGGATATTTAAACAAATCAAAGAGGGGATGGAAGAACCGACCTCAGAACTCATTAAAGAAGTTGTTTTAGAGCATTTTGACCAAATGATAAAACATTATGACAAGTATGGAGCGATTATTTTTAGAAAAAACCTTCATTCCTACTCTAAAGCCGGTTATCAAGGCGCTTCTGCATTTAGAAATGATGTGAATAGAATAGAGGATCCAAAAGAAATGAGAGCAGTGATAGAAACATTTTTTTCTCAGCCTCTTTTAGATGAAGTTTGA
- a CDS encoding paraquat-inducible protein A, translated as MTFMTQSIKKIFSYWLMILSILLLSAIIYTIPHLLKTGQESKLLKIDYEELHSLQYGLLNSNVWTEKISAVFNQKIDEFDFTSTSREEIKKYVETVIDTLIVEADKTVRRDNERKRGFFKSLLGDTKQMITDELVDIRNLRKKVPQYTDAVMNELEKPANQKILKAVMKDKLHQFMQTNLDPVDMSEYNQILKFYQCKDFETCSTFLDTELKQKAEEMNLYTIAILSMAVILIILIILQGTILKSLSLLLLSVTSTALLITGLFLPMLDIEAKINKLYFIILDKPLTFTDQIIFFKSKSISDLVQLLLESDEIKMIFVGVLLVMFSIIFPTLKLLSTYLYFYSRSFIGNNAIVRFFALRSTKWSMADVMVVSIFMAYLGLDSMVENELKKLVEQSTPVNVITSNGTELQVGFFLFLGFVLSSFVLSILVENSRRSD; from the coding sequence ATGACATTTATGACACAAAGTATTAAAAAAATATTTTCATATTGGTTGATGATCCTAAGTATTCTTCTACTCTCTGCAATCATTTATACCATACCACATCTTCTCAAAACAGGTCAAGAGTCAAAACTTTTAAAAATCGATTATGAAGAATTGCACAGTCTGCAGTACGGTCTCCTTAACTCTAATGTCTGGACAGAGAAGATCTCAGCTGTCTTCAATCAAAAAATTGATGAATTTGATTTTACTTCAACAAGTCGTGAAGAGATCAAAAAATATGTGGAAACTGTGATAGATACACTGATTGTTGAAGCAGACAAAACAGTACGAAGAGATAACGAAAGGAAAAGAGGTTTTTTTAAAAGCCTCTTAGGTGATACCAAACAAATGATCACCGATGAGCTTGTTGATATTAGGAATTTAAGAAAAAAAGTACCCCAATATACTGATGCTGTGATGAATGAACTGGAAAAACCTGCAAATCAAAAGATCCTCAAAGCCGTAATGAAAGATAAACTGCATCAATTCATGCAAACGAATCTTGACCCCGTTGATATGAGTGAATACAATCAAATACTCAAATTCTATCAATGTAAAGACTTTGAGACATGCAGTACGTTTTTAGATACAGAACTTAAACAAAAAGCAGAAGAGATGAACCTCTACACCATAGCTATTTTGTCTATGGCAGTTATCCTGATCATCCTTATTATACTTCAAGGAACCATCCTAAAATCACTTTCATTGCTCTTACTTTCTGTCACAAGTACTGCTTTGCTCATTACTGGTCTTTTTCTGCCTATGCTTGATATAGAAGCTAAAATAAATAAACTCTACTTCATTATATTGGACAAACCCCTTACCTTTACAGATCAGATCATTTTTTTTAAAAGTAAGAGTATCTCTGATCTGGTACAGCTATTATTGGAATCTGATGAGATCAAGATGATATTTGTAGGGGTACTTTTGGTGATGTTCAGTATTATTTTTCCGACGCTAAAACTACTCTCTACGTATTTATACTTTTATAGCAGAAGTTTTATAGGGAACAATGCCATTGTACGTTTCTTTGCATTGCGATCTACAAAATGGTCTATGGCAGATGTGATGGTTGTTTCCATATTTATGGCCTATTTAGGACTTGACAGCATGGTAGAAAATGAGTTAAAAAAACTGGTAGAACAAAGTACCCCTGTCAATGTCATTACCTCTAACGGTACTGAATTACAGGTAGGATTTTTCCTCTTTTTAGGCTTTGTTCTTAGCAGTTTTGTTCTCTCTATACTTGTAGAAAATTCACGTAGATCTGATTAG
- a CDS encoding sulfite exporter TauE/SafE family protein: MMVELILVGIFIGTMSGFFGIGGGMILVPILLVLGFDTKVAIGISIMQMVFSSIYGSFLNFKKGSLIIGEGIFVGFGGFVGGYIGGYVTHAVSDIVLQFLFLGLLIFALFRLFFSQHHEDDVETKTLNKALLFGIGLGIGIFSITLGIGGSIILTPLLVGLLHYPIKKAVSAGLFFVVFSSVAGMISRLTSGTIDFHNGLIVAIASLIGVTMGIWLKDHVTSKNHKIALLALYMFALVILIKKMWF; the protein is encoded by the coding sequence ATGATGGTAGAACTTATATTGGTCGGTATTTTTATCGGTACGATGTCTGGCTTTTTTGGTATAGGTGGTGGTATGATTCTTGTACCTATACTTTTAGTGCTTGGTTTTGACACGAAAGTTGCCATCGGTATTTCAATCATGCAAATGGTATTTAGTTCTATTTATGGTTCATTTCTTAACTTCAAAAAAGGTTCTCTTATTATCGGTGAAGGGATCTTTGTGGGTTTCGGAGGTTTTGTAGGAGGATACATCGGAGGGTATGTGACACATGCTGTCTCAGATATAGTACTACAGTTTCTCTTTCTAGGATTATTGATATTTGCACTTTTCAGACTTTTTTTCTCTCAGCATCATGAGGATGACGTGGAGACCAAAACACTGAATAAAGCATTGCTTTTCGGGATTGGACTGGGTATTGGTATCTTCTCTATTACATTAGGTATCGGAGGATCTATCATCCTTACTCCGCTTTTAGTAGGTTTATTGCATTATCCTATAAAAAAAGCGGTGAGTGCAGGATTGTTCTTTGTGGTTTTCTCTTCAGTAGCGGGAATGATAAGCCGACTGACTAGTGGAACGATAGATTTTCACAATGGTCTGATCGTTGCTATAGCTTCACTGATAGGTGTGACAATGGGTATCTGGCTTAAAGATCATGTAACCTCCAAAAATCATAAGATAGCACTTTTAGCACTTTATATGTTTGCTTTAGTTATCTTAATAAAAAAAATGTGGTTTTAA